The DNA region TTGAAGATTTTATGAACAAGGCCGCAAGTCGCGCCTAAGCTAGGCTTGACTTGTTAAGCCGTTAGCCATTTATAATGGCCCGTATGAGGTCCCTCATGCGGGCCATTTTTTTATCAGGGAATATCAGGAATGCACAAAGCACCGGAATCCATTATGAATGCGTTGATCCCTATGGTGGTAGAACAAACCGCCAAAGGTGAACGTTCTTACGACATTTATTCTCGTTTATTGAAAGAGCGAGTGATTTTTCTGGTCGGTCAGGTTGAAGAGCATATGGCTAATCTGATCGTGGCCCAGTTGCTGTTTCTCGAATCGGAAAATCCTGATAAAGAGATCTCCCTCTATATTAATTCTCCTGGGGGTTCAGTAACGGCTGGCATGGCTATCTATGACACCATGCAGTTCATCAAACCGGATGTCAGCACGGTATGTATTGGTCAGGCTGCCAGTATGGGCGCGTTTTTGTTGGCGGGCGGTGCTCAAGGTAAACGCCATTGTTTGCCTAATGCGCGGGTGATGATCCATCAACCGTTGGGTGGTTTTCAGGGACAGGCATCCGATATCGCCATTCATGCACAGGAAATTCTGGGCATTAAGAGCAAGTTGAATCAGATCCTGTCGGAACACACAGGCCAACCACTGGAAGTGATTGAACGTGATACTGACCGAGACAATTTTATGAGCGCCACTCAGGCAATGGAATATGGGTTGGTGGACTCTGTTATCAGTAAACGAGACTGATATATAAAGCTTTAGGCTGAATTTTGCTGCATGCTGGGCTATGCTCAAAGGGTAGCTAAAAGCAGTGTGACAGATGGACACTGCAGACGAGGAAAAGTGATGGGTGACAATAAAGGCAACGGCGATAACGGGAAACTGCTGTATTGCTCTTTCTGCGGAAAGAGTCAGCATGAGGTGCGTAAACTTATTGCCGGTCCTTCCGTTTATGTATGTGATGAATGCGTTGAGTTATGCAACGACATTATTCGGGAAGAGATAAAGGATATCTCGCCGAAGAG from Shewanella dokdonensis includes:
- the clpP gene encoding ATP-dependent Clp endopeptidase proteolytic subunit ClpP, which produces MHKAPESIMNALIPMVVEQTAKGERSYDIYSRLLKERVIFLVGQVEEHMANLIVAQLLFLESENPDKEISLYINSPGGSVTAGMAIYDTMQFIKPDVSTVCIGQAASMGAFLLAGGAQGKRHCLPNARVMIHQPLGGFQGQASDIAIHAQEILGIKSKLNQILSEHTGQPLEVIERDTDRDNFMSATQAMEYGLVDSVISKRD